The nucleotide window aaataaaaagcccctcttccTCCTTTCTTTGAAAAACCTGGATGTGAAACATGTTTTTTGAAACAACTTCATGGCTGTGCTTTCTGCAAGCAAAGAATTGGCCCTTACGGAAacgatttgttttttgtattttattgtattatatACGAATGTTTTTATTGCAACTTTTTTACTAAGTTTTTGCTTCTTTTTTAACTGGATTTGGTATTTTAAAACCATAATTTCAATTTTTGCTCATGCTCTTTTTtatcctgcattttaatgttttctttgctgtacagcgctttgtgtaaaagcgctttataaatgcatttaagttaagacTATAATGGCAAGCTACCagtatagtctagatttcaagccctCCAgtaaactaaatcataccgtggcagGCGCGCCATAGAATTTACAactgcgcgtagtacactatccaatatcaagcaccatagtcttgggccaagaatATGCTTACGTCTGTTGACAAGCATATTTCATAGTTTTGCTTACAAGTGCGTGTGCGTACTCCATGAAACTAGGCTTACTTCACTTACACATTTAGTGCAGAAATTCAGTGCTTGCACAGCACAGCAAGCACAGAATTCAGTgcaaagcagagccatgaaattgcgTGCCTGTACCTCCTTGCTCTCAGAATTCTAcaagtttgcaaaaaaaaaaaaaaaaagttgaaagttTCATTATTCGATCCCTTTAAAAGCTGGGTACAAATTCAGAGAGTTTATGAAACATGTATTACTTAGTAATGTTTTACTTGATAAATTAAGCCAGTTGGTAACCAGCCAAATCCTACAACTTTAAACAGCCAAATCCGGTTGGAATGTTTATTGAACTGTTAACTGGTTCCCTGCATAATTCTTCTTTATAAACAGACAATTTTTGGAAAACACCTTAAGTGGTATTTgacggaaaaaaaattgtttggatTGGTTTCACTTTGAAATCCTGGAGCTTATAATTGAGCTTTACATGTACCAGTATCAATCCTTTAGAGAAATATCTCAGTCTGAAATGCTGTCAAAGTCAAGGATAACATTTGAAAAACCCCATAAAATCAATCACTGTTTCATTTATTCCAATTGTCACAATCGTAATAATGGTGATTATCCCACTATCCCACCATTAACATGAACAAAAAATCCATGACAAAACATAAAGACTTTGTCCGTTGTTTTTCCCCAAAACCTTGTTTGATTTTCATGCTTTGTGGAAAAACAATGAATAAGGTGCGGACATGTTTTGTCAGGGATTTCCGTTCAATCGGATAAAGGATCGGATATTTAGTATCGGATTGTGGAATTATTCTACTCTTCCAAGACCAtcaatgttttgtactttcCCTTGAAACAATGATTACAATATTGTACGGGACGtatttaaagggacatgttgccttggatcggtcgagttggtccgtgaaaagcatttgaaaccgtttgttatgaaatgcatacggttagaaagatgttttaaaagtagtataatgttgcacacaaacatgccttgaaattgtgtggttttcctgttactttgctaactaacacggtcagccattttatggagtcaaaaacttgagtccacaaaatggcgtacTGTGTTAGGTCATggcgtataaggaaaaccatgcaatttcaaggcatatttgtgtggatcgttacattctacctttaaaacatctttccaaccatataacaagtggtttcaaatgcttttcatggaccagctcgcccgatccaaggcaatatgCCCCTTTAAGGGCTGTAAAGCAgatatttgcttagcaacatATTCTGCTCAATGGCTTTTAAGACATGTTTGCCCTGAATACATCACATAGCACTGACAGCATGAGACACTGTCCTCCCGAATCCATCTTCTTCCTCATCATCCAACGTTATCACCTCATACGGAGCACATTCTTGGAGTCCGATTCGAAAACACAACCATGCGTAAAATCCTTTCTCCAAGTCGGTCACTGATGTCCTCCAGGAGGTCATGTACCACGAGATCTGATTGAAGGAGGAGTACACAGCGATGCAGAGTGCGGCAACCAAGATGACCGGTGGAAAGGACAGGATGAGAAGAGGGCAGATGACGATGCGGTGGATCCATCCTCTCTCATCGTAGTAATAAAGGAAAATGTTGTACCAGGTTAACACACCCAGATACCCTGCTACAACTAACGCAACCACAAACACAAATGGAATACACAGGATGGTCATCAAGATGATATGAGGGCCTTGCTGAGGGCTGTATCCACAACTCTCCTCATCACTGTCATCGGATAGATCATCCGTAACGATTTCTCGATGTTTAGTTGTCTGACCTAACATGTGGCATCCACTGCAGTGTTCTGATGTGCCATCTTGGTGATTGTGGTGATAGTGTGGTTGCATCACACCATCCTCGTTCTCAACAATGATTTCAATATCAGAAGTCTGGGAACCGGGCGGCCTGCTGCGTAAATTGTGGTGAGTCTCTGCCTTGCCACGTTGGTTCTCAGATGTTTGCAACCGATTTTGTGACTGTAGGCTTGACTCACTCGATTCTCCATTTGATTTATTGGACGATCCGTCGATGGCTGAATAATCGTCCTCAGTGGCAAACTTCACGTGCTTCTTTTTAAAGGGTGACTTAGGCATGGTTGTAACTGATACTTTCCACTAACTAAAATGGTCCATGCTATTCCATCTGACCAcctgaaattaaaaaaagggaaataaacCTCTATTAGTGTCAGGTAATGTGCAAAAAATGAGGGTCAAGCCAATTTATGATATTAATCAGTTTCAGAGTTATGGAGGTGTGTGGGGGCAAACTGGTACGGTAAGGGGGGCAGAGGAAAACAAAGTGTTCCCATTTTTTACTACCctctaccccctccccccccccataggCATAGCGCAGCCACTAATAGTGGCACTAtgggttttttttagaaacaattTATTAACTACACACCACCTTTATCAAccattgaaattttcaaaaagtGATATGAACATACGCTGACAGTTTCAAATTATAAATTGATACAAATTAAGGAAGTCTgcttcaaaaataataataacaattgcaTTAACAATTTCATTAATAATTTCATTTAAACTTTgatgaaattaaaacaaaattgtacaaaCTGCAATACAAAAGTCAAAACAACCACAAACTGACATCAACACAGTCACAAGTGTCAAACGGTGACATTATTTTAAAGGTCAACACATCCCTTTGAATTCAAGTTAAAAGTAAAACTAGTTTGCGATAACCATGGTAACCCTCCttcctagcccaccttgttgagctgttaatggctccgcttttattacatcggtctcatcactgtcactgtaatggtgacagtgatgagaccgatgttaaaagcggagccattaacagctcaacaaggtgggctacccTCCTTCCATATCCCGACGCGACGGCGAAGGAGGGTTACGACGTTCTCCTCCATGTCTCAacttacttctagaaactataaggctcccctgtgcacaggggagccttattatagtttctagaagtaatcacAACTAAAGTAAaactagtagtagtagtatggttgtttttaacaattatcGTCCTgttgaaataatgtttttacCATTAATTGTGCAGCCATTTGTCCGCTGACGACTGGAATTTCTTCGCTTCATGAAAGGCCAGATATGGGTTTAGATTGGGTTGTTCCGGTGGATAATGTTCCGGTGTGTGGGTGGGTGCGTTACACATGTACGTTCGGTGGGTATTCCGTATGAATATCACACGACCACCGTATTGAACacgaaaacaaaaagtacctaacaataacattaacaCTCCGTCCGCTACACACGTACCTGCCAGATCACATCATGCATCGTTTTTCCTTCAATAACGCATCATCCGTGTGTGTCGTCCGCTCTTTCCGCAGCTGGCGATTCGCGGTCCCATCCCATTCCCGTCCCCCATATCCCATCCAGATTGTCGTCGTATAATTATCGTCGCCCGTCCCGTCCCCGTACAGATATTTATTACAAAACTAAAACTTGGGGGTTCGCGCGCGCGCCCTCTCTTGCCTGGTTTTCGGCTCTTTGATGTAGTAGCATCATGAGTTCGCGCAAAGCAAACAACATCACTATGCGCTTTTGTGCAACATACGGTGCGCAATTTTGCACGAAACTGCCGGTGTAGCCATTATTCCAATAGGGGAGAACTCAAAGTTACAATTAGTTTCATATATTATATCGGTAAGAAATCTTTCATAAATCACAAGCAGTATAATATTTTGaatcaaatttattatttttttgtatttagtaACAAAATTAAGATGTCAGTTTAAACTaacttaataattaatattgtgaCTATTTTTACTTATATTTATGCAAGGAATCGAGTCGTCTTTATCCGGGACATTGCTGAGACACAATGCGCGCAGTTAATAGCCGTGCTCACAAACACTGCGCTATTTCTTATCGATCTCTTGAAGGAACAGCAAGGAATGATGTGCACATAAACCAGAGGTGAGTTACTTGATGAAGAAtttgtgtaattttgttttgtgtaacagAAATTAATTACAATTGTTTGAAACTGATCACTGCCACTGCGGGGCTCTGCACTCCACGCACGAATATCGGACACTTCGCAAAGTCGGCACCTGCAAagtcggcaccttgcaaactcggcaccttgcacactcggcacccactcggcGCCAAGTCCACTCAGTCATCTTTTAGTCACAATGCAGTCTAGAGTCAAGTGTCACTGTCGGTGAGAGTAAGACTTGTGCCTCGTGCCTGATGGTAAACAAAGCTGACCGATTTCATGGGACATGGATggcttagttgcgataacgtagcCCTCCTGCCGACGGTGGAGCCGGAGGGTTATGAAGCTTATTCGAGTGAAAAAGGGGAAATAgtttagtcaacagatttgctcaatttttaccactttcaaaaatcatgacacaaattctaggaacacgagcttgatcctcaatgtctataAATGAATAAcactcaaaaacacaattgagaaaatattttgggaaaaaaggacaaaaacttaccagatcccagAGCGACatagtcacaaatttcccaggttctattttgaacctgtcgcatcgGCGTTTTGTGACGTCCCGATATGTTCAACGCTTTATTTGTTGGTCACCAAGCAGTGAAGGACCAATTGAATTGACGAACTGCCGAGCCGTGTctgagttggactaaaccattctgtaaaagggctGTTACAAGGCAGTGCGCGCTATTTGAGTGAACGGCAAGCATAGTAAAGGGACAGCACACGTGCACtgccttataacacccctttaaCAGAATGGTTAAGTCCAACACATCCGCGGCTCGGCAGGTTGTCAAGCCCTGCAGTTCAGCGCTTGGtgaccaaaaaataaagcattgaacatatcgggaagtcacaaaatggcgatCGACATATCAACCTGGGACATTTGTGACTGTtccgctccgggatctggtaagtttttgtcctttttttcaaaatattttctcaatggtgtttttgagtgttattcattagacattaAGGGTTAAGTTCGTgttctagaatttgtgtcatgattttcgaaagtggtaaaaatagaGCAAATCTTTTGACTAGCTGTctaaattgtacgtgtttgaccatttcgcccttTACATTCGAGCATGCTTCGTAACCCGtgggctacgccgtcggcaggagggttacgttatcgcaactatgctGTAGCTGTGCTGTGTAACTTGTACGTTGTCGTTGTAAGGCTATGGTAAGGGTAAGGGCAAAAGGCTAAGCCTTGAATGGCTACCTGCCtaagtaagcgcagaattccctgcttccgcaaacACTGATTCTTTACCTTTGGTTACGGTCAACCAGAGCAATGgcatacaaatttgcctcaGGTGCAGATAGCAGAGTGGCGAACTGTAGCCAAAGGTTCAGCCACATAAGCAGTATGAAGCACTTGTGAAGCACTCTGCAGTCTTACCATCAGGCCATTGGATCTTAGAAGTTGCTATATCGTAACCCTCTATCCTCCCAATTCTCACAGACCCATCGGGAAGGATGGAGGGTTGTGAATATCACAACAAACAAGATCAAACGATAACGATAGAGCTATCTTTAAAGCAGACCTTTAGCTCTAAAGCAGACCTACAGTCTACACATAGTTAAGGGACTGTCTCAATGTAAGTTTCTTGCTGTAAATATGCCATCGCCATTAGTGGTCTTCAAAACTTAGTTGTAGTTAAGTAGGCTCAAATAATGAACCATTTCTCATTTGAACACAGGAAAGAAGCTTTGCTTGCATCTTAGAGCAAGGTTAGCATCAAGATGTCAACTACCGATCTTACAGACATGACGGATATGAATGTTTCCAGTTTTGAGGATTCCAGCTTTGACCAAAGTATGTCTTTTCTTGATAGGATTTTCCAAATTCTATATTATGTGAATTTAGTATGAAATATAACCCAATGAAACAGGTTTAGGCCAGGCAaataatttgaatatccggttaatggcgagtaggttttcctatccgtaaccgcgaatgccttttttttctaaaccggatatccgcaatggtcatgaatacctatttataaaccggatagtcctgtaattacaaccaagtaactgaatatccgcggacgtcgggcgacaactgattggaatgttttgtctgaatccttaagaaacttctattaagacagcataaaataGCATAAAttagtatttaactatgctcacctccgtgaagagttaaaacaacgacatttctgacgtactttgttcaaagattacgaaagttttccttcacgtagagtccaTCACAATCAAAAGAATTAgaaaatcgccatctttaaattagatccggttatttttatgaatgaaccgagtgccactgtctaaaactaatatcaatccgcccataagatctcattcacaaatgaacagcgccctctagcgacaacatttttgttgttattttttatttatttttttatttttttatagcgccctctcgcgaagaaaaaaactattcgaatatccagttaatttcggatagttggtcaGCAGTAACCGAataccaaaatttcactattcgcccagcattTAACAGGTAACTACTAAatgttaataatataaataatgagTCTCCTGACGATAACTAGAGTAagctaattttggtttttacccatacaccgatgtgttggtttttacccatacaccgatgtgtgttagcactgtatactcagtactcagtACAGCAAGCTAATCgtaacgttgagaccaatttaagaactgactccgggGAAGTatatctaccctactcattacaATATAATAAATGGATGAATTTGTTTGTACTGGTTTATGCTTCTGAAAAAGGTCCGGTTTCGATCGAAAGCTAaagccatctaccctactcattacaAATTAATGATACATTTCTTACTAAGGTTTTCAAGATGATGATGGTCCTCTATCTAGATCCACTTCAAGACAGAACAGTGCATCCTCTCTCCCTGGTATTAATGGAGGTCTTCAGCTGACCGGTAAGGcatagtatacacatattgactggcaatgaggtaactagtgtacgtctattcccctgagggactttgagtgaccaagggaaataggtccctcttctggtcactcaaaggcccgagggggaatagacgtacaccaGTTACCGAATTATGTTTTATGACACAGCTCAGTCATAAAACTGagataagaacagaaatctgtactaaaagaaaggaagtttcgtagttgctgttcacggttcaagtcaagagagggcgctgtaaccaggcactattttcaaagactagtgcccgcttgggatcactagactatatatatagttcatcccacgtgaccgtgtttcagccaaccagaatacagaacaatcAAGAGGTGTGTTAGAATACTGActaattacatttaaaaaaaaatgcacaagcTTTCTTAGCAATAACTATTTTATCAAACAAAAGCTCAGAATGCAGTTTTGAATGTAATTAGTTAGTTTTTTAAGTGCTATCACTAAATGTATCCAGCAGACTAACACagctatttttgtatttttggatATCTAAGAATTGCAAAACATGAAAAGGATCCATTTCAGTaaataatacatttatttttaaaactacaTAAACGTTATTATATAAAGGGAAGGACactaaaaattcaacattaCTCTATAAATAAAAAAGCACTTAGTCTCCGCAATATTGCATGTATTAATCTTTAATTCCAATTGTTCAGGCATTTGCTTTGTGCTACATTGATTGAACCAGTCTTGATAAACTCCTTAAGGGAAggtgcactattggtaattactcaaaacaaatattaacttaaaaacgtacttggcaacaagcattggagagctgttgatagtataaaccattgtgggaaataactccctctgaagtaacgtagctttttgaaaaagaggtaatttctcatgtggaagtcttttattcttatctgaaagcacacaaattcgtccaacaagggtgctttttctttcatcattttctcgcaacttcgatgactgattgagctcaaattttcacaggcttgttatactatgcttatgatgggatacaccaagtgagaacactggtctttgacaattaccaaacgtgtgcagtgcctttaagattgataCCTGCCAATAATATATATTCAATAAGTTTTTGCCCATACCTTTCACTACAAGAAGTTCCAGTTTACACAATCAATATTCCAACGATAGCGCCCTTTGCTTATTTTATGATTGAAATctggaatgttttgttttgttttgtagatgatgatgatgatacacAAGATGCATTTAAGAATTACAAAGATAGACGAAGGAATGCACACACTGCTGCTGAACAGAAGAGAAGAGACGCCATTAAGGTATGTACCCACATAACACCCCATCATTCGACCTCTTCATTGGCATCCAATTCACCAACACATCCACTCCAAAATTATTCTTCTTGTGTATAAAGTTCTTCATAAATTGGCTCCTGTATATCTCCATGACCTCATAGCCCTTCGTTCTTCTTCACTTTCATCAGCTACCCGACGCATTTGCTCTTCTTCAATCGCTCATTTCCAGCTTTCACAGGGATCCTGCACCATGACACGCTATGTCGATCGCACCCTTTCAGTCATAGCTCAAACACTTTGGAACATGTtacccacccacattcaagcagatccttcattggacactttcaaaaCATGTCAATCTGGTCAGAGCGCTTAGAAATTTCCATATTTAGCACTCTGTGaatgttgtaattattataACTTTTATAGAACCTGAGGATGTAGTCAGGAATAACGCAACACTGATTCTTAGCATACAAATTTTAACTTTGAATACATGcaaatcctccaatcagatgctcgaaccgGAGTGTGATATTGAGCCATAACCTACTCCCCGTTTTGATATTGCACTCTGTACATTGTGAGTGTCTATGCGCCACGCTCCGCATTCggtca belongs to Asterias amurensis chromosome 5, ASM3211899v1 and includes:
- the LOC139937508 gene encoding transmembrane protein 169-like; translation: MPKSPFKKKHVKFATEDDYSAIDGSSNKSNGESSESSLQSQNRLQTSENQRGKAETHHNLRSRPPGSQTSDIEIIVENEDGVMQPHYHHNHQDGTSEHCSGCHMLGQTTKHREIVTDDLSDDSDEESCGYSPQQGPHIILMTILCIPFVFVVALVVAGYLGVLTWYNIFLYYYDERGWIHRIVICPLLILSFPPVILVAALCIAVYSSFNQISWYMTSWRTSVTDLEKGFYAWLCFRIGLQECAPYEVITLDDEEEDGFGRTVSHAVSAM